TCATGGCAGTCAACATCGGAATCTCCTTACAGCAAGCCAGCCATTCCTCTGCCTTCAGTGCCACGAAGGACATAGGACATCAACTGGGGCGACCGCAGAGCGGAAATCAGCCTTTTATACAAGATGCACAGATTGTCACTCACAGATACATGGAACTGATATACCTTCTGCTATGACAAATGCAACCGGTGCAGGAAAGGGCAAAGGAAGGCTTACACAATGATGAAAAAAGCTTTAATCTTAGGATTCATCCTTACATTAGCCATAAGTCAGCCTGTATTTGCACAGGAAGAGGAGGTCTATAAATTCCCTGAGCTAAAACCCGAATATTCATTTAAATTCGGATACAGGCTTACCAATATAAAAGGCTCTCATAAGGCAGGCAAATTTGAATACCTCAGAAATTCTATAACATTGGGCGGTGAATACATTGCATTCCCCTTCCCTCACAGAATTTATCTTGAAGTGGATGTCTTAAACAAAAAGGACTACTTTGGAGATATAAGATATGCATATAAAGACATTGTGCGTTCAAGATGGCTGAGAAGAACACTTTATCATAACCTTGACAACATCACACTCGTTGACCTTAATACAGGGACTGCCTCTCCTGGTATTACCAGAAATGATGCAGATATAAACTACGGTGTCAGTGTAGGAATAGATACAGTCTTTCTAAGGCTTAAAACTCCTGATTTCCCATTCCATTTCTATATTGACAGTAGATTTATCCACAAAAAAGGCAGTACCCAGCAGATATTCTTAGGAGGCTCAGGATATTTCTCCAGAATTATAAGGGTATCGGAGAAAAGAACTGTTGACTGGACAACTCAGGATGTTACGGTTGGCGCAAACAGCCATCTTGGCCCTCTGGAGGTTGACCTTTCACACTCTGAAAAGAGTTTTGAAGTTGATGGTGGAAGACTTATGGAATACTTCTACACCCCAGGCACATCAGGCAGGGCTGAAGGCACCTATCCCCATCATCTCATCCCTGATACAGAGGGCTCAACGACCACACTGAAACTTCACACATCACATACAGGAAGGCTTTTCGCAGGAACCACCTTATCCTGGGCAGACAGGGAAAACAACACCTCCGGTGCAAAGGCAGATTACTTTGTAGGTGCAGGCACTGTCACATGGATGCCTCTAACAAGGCTTACGGTATTCCTTAAATACAGGCACAGGGAATCTGAAATGAATAACCCTGATACCCTGCCTGCCAATTATTTAGGTTATCCCGGCTATACAGTTGCACTGACAGGTATAAGAGATTCTATATCCACAAAGACAGACAACCTTTCATGGATAATTAGATACAGAGTGATTCCAAAAGTCACACTTAATCTCAGATATTCATATGACCAGTATGAAAGAGGTAAGGGTCAGCTTCAGAAATGGGATCCATCTGCTAAGGAGGATACAATGCAGAAAAATACCATCAATCTAACTGCTGATGCAAAACCCTCAAAGGAACTTAAGCTAAAAGTGGCATATGAGCATCAGGAGACAGACAGCCCTGCCCACAACACACACCCTAACAGAGCAGACAAAGGCAGTGTCTCTGTCACATGGAATCCTGATAAGAGGATAAATGCATTTTTCAATCATGAAATAACAACGGAAAAAAGGAATGACATTCATTATGTGGGACCTTATAATGACCAACTTGACAGAAACGCCATATACAAGGATTCTACCCAGAACTATACAATAAATCTAACCTATGTGCCAACAAAAAGGCTTGACCTTCAGGGAGGTGTAAACATTACAAATAGCAGGGCAGATTTCTCCCCGAACCTCCATGCAGCACTGTATGCGGATGATACAACTAAAGCGTATACATATGATGAGGCGTCAATAGCAAGTTTCTCAAAGCTGAAGATACGAGAGACAGACTACACCCTCTCAGGCGGATATGACCTCAGACATGGCTGGAGAGCAGAGCTGAGCTACAGGTATAGTAAGTTTGATGACCTCATCGAGAACCCTAATAACCCTGAATTTAAAGACAGCATAGCACAGCTCATACTACTAACATTCTCAAAGAGCTGGGAATGAATATATTAAGACTGCTCTCTACAATCCTTTTATTTATAACGCTCCTTGCCTCTCAGACACTTGCGGCTGAAAAGACCATAGGCGTTATTCTGACAGGCAACACCCCTTTTTATCAGGCAATTCACAAGGCTTTTTTAGAGGAGCTTAAAAGAAGGGGCATTAAAGCCGAGATATTGGTGCAAACCCCATCTTCAGAGACAATGGCATGGGTGAATGCCGCAAGAAAGGTCGTTACCGTAAATGTGGATATTATAGTGACCTATGGAACCTCTGCAACAGTAGCCGCTGTTTCCGAGACATCGGAGATACCTGTAGTGTTCTCAGGAGTTTTTGACCCTGAGACAGTAGGCAGAAAGAGAAATGTGACTGGTGCAAGCTCAAAGGTTCCCCTCATAGGGATTGTCAAGCTCTTGAAAGACCTGAAGGATTTTGCAAGACTGGGTATCATATATAACGACACTGAAAAGGACACTGTAAAGCAGGCAACTGAGATAGAGGGGCTTGGCAGTAAGTTTTCTTTCCAGCCTGTCAAATTCAATATAAAAAGACTCGGCGATACCCAAAAGATAAAGGATATAGATGCCCTGATTTTGACGACATGCTGTGCAGCGTTTCAGTGTATAGACAATATCGTGGAGGTTTCCCGAAGGCTAAAAGTGCCAACTGCAACGGCAATCAGTGGAGGAGAGGAAACAGGGATAATCCTTACGGTTTCCGCAGACCCTGTTGAACAGGGCAAAGATGCCGCTGAACTTGTTGCAAGGGTCATTGCAGGAGAGAAACCCTCGAGCATACCGTTTAAGTCACCAAAAAAGGTTGACATGATTATAAATCTCAAGGAGGCAAACGAGCTTGGAATTAAAGTGCCCCTCGATGTCTTGGGCTCTGCAACGAAAGTAATTAAATAAAAATGAATCTTCAGAAGCGTTCTATCCTTATAATTGGCATAATACTCTTTCTTGCCATCGGCATAAATACAGCGGTGCTGACATACATAGCATCCGCAAGGTACAAGCAGGCAATATTGTCAAAGGCAATATCGGTTGCCGAGGGTGTCTCTAATGGGATAGAGAAGGTTCTTATGCTCGGTGTGCCGATTGAGGCAGTAGATGGGCTTAATGAGAAGCTGATGGGACTTCTCGAGGACAAAAGCATTGGCTATGCAATGGTCACTGACATGAGGTCAACTGTTTTGT
This is a stretch of genomic DNA from Nitrospirota bacterium. It encodes these proteins:
- a CDS encoding ABC transporter substrate-binding protein, producing MNILRLLSTILLFITLLASQTLAAEKTIGVILTGNTPFYQAIHKAFLEELKRRGIKAEILVQTPSSETMAWVNAARKVVTVNVDIIVTYGTSATVAAVSETSEIPVVFSGVFDPETVGRKRNVTGASSKVPLIGIVKLLKDLKDFARLGIIYNDTEKDTVKQATEIEGLGSKFSFQPVKFNIKRLGDTQKIKDIDALILTTCCAAFQCIDNIVEVSRRLKVPTATAISGGEETGIILTVSADPVEQGKDAAELVARVIAGEKPSSIPFKSPKKVDMIINLKEANELGIKVPLDVLGSATKVIK